TTACACCATAATTTTAACAAGACAAATAACAAGACAAAAACAATGGTAGACACATTCACAATTCTCGGCTACTCTCTGTCTGAAAATCTTTATATGGGTTCGCGGACTGTCGTCCATCGGGCGATCCGCACCTCAGATCAACTCCCTGTAGTGATCAAACTGCTAAAAAATGACTATCCCACCTTTAGCGAACTAGTCCAGTTTCGTAATCAGTACAACATTTCTAAAAACCTCAACTCACCATTAATCATCCAAACCTACAGTTTAGAACCGTATCAAAATGGCTATGCGTTGGTGATGGAAGACTTCGGTGGGATTTCCTTGAGAGAGTATGCGGTGAAAGGTAAAAACAGGCTCTCTTTAAAAGAGTTTTTGGAAATAGCGATCGCACTCTGTAACACTTTAGACATCCTGTATCGCGATCGAGTTATTCATAAGGATATCAAACCCAGCAATATATTAATTAACCCCGAAACCAAACAAGTTAAATTAATTGACTTTAGTATTGCCTCACTATTACCAAGGGAAACGCAGGAGATCCAAAATGCTAACGCTCTAGAAGGAACTCTTGCCTATCTTTCGCCAGAGCAAACTGGACGCATGAATCGTGGGGTTGACTATCGCAGCGACTTCTACTCATTGGGGGTGACTTTCTACGAGTTATTGGCAGGAAAGTTACCTTTTCTATCCAATGATCCTATGGAATTAGTCCATTGTCATTTAGCAAAAACTCCTATACCAGTTAATCAGATCAATCCTAGTATTCCCTTGGTTTTATCAACAATCATCAGCAAATTAATGGCTAAAAATGCTGAAGATCGCTATCAGAGTGCTTTGGGAATTAAGCATGATTTAGAGATTTGTTTAGAACAATTGCAAGCTACTGGAAATATTGGATCTTTTGAAATTGGACAGAGAGATATTAGCGATCGCTTTATTATCCCCGAAAAGCTCTATGGTCGCGCCGCCGAAGTAGAAATACTCCTGAATTCCTTTGAGCGAGTGAGTCAAGGCGCAACAGAAATAATGCTCGTTGCAGGTTTTTCAGGAATTGGCAAAACAGCCGTTGTTAATGAAGTGCATAAACCAATCGCTAGACAACGGGGCTACTTCATCAAAGGCAAATACGATCAATTTCAGCGCAATATTCCCTTTTTTGCCTTTGTCCAAGCTTTCCGCGACCTAATGGGACAACTACTCTCAGAATCAGATAGTCAAATTAACGTATGGAAAAATAAAATTCTCGAAGTTGTGGGCGAGAATGGACAAGTTTTAATTGAGGTGATTCCTGAACTAGAACTGATTCTTGGTCAGCAGCCAGCAGCCACACCACTATCAGGGACTGCTGCTCAAAATCGCTTTAATCTGCTGATGCAAAAGTTTGTGCAAATCTTTACCAGCCCAGAGCATCCCTTAGTGATGTTTTTAGATGATTTACAATGGGCAGATTCTGCCTCTCTAAACTTACTGGAATTATTGATAGAAGACACTAAATATTTATTGATCATAGGAGCCTATCGAGATAATGAAGTGTCACCTGCTCATCCCTTTATGATGACTATTGATGAGATTATACAATCTGGTGCGTTAGTAAACACGATTACTCTCGAGTCATTGAGCTTGCTAAATGTAAATCAATTAGTGGCTGATACGCTAAATTGTGAATTATTTCTTGCTCAAGCTTTAACCGAATTAATCTATCAAAAAACTAACGGCAATCCATTTTTTACAACTCAGTTTCTGAAAACCTTGTATGAAGATGGACAGATTACCTTTGAATGGGATATTCAACATTGGCGGTGTGATATCACTCAAGTTAGAGCTTTGGCAATAACTGATGACGTAGTGGAATTTATGGCCCTGCAATTACAAAAGTTGCCTATCGAAACTCAAGATGTATTGAAATTAGCAGCTTGTATTGGGGCGCAGTTTGATCTACAAACCTTGACAATTATCAGTGAGAAGTCAGTAGAAGTCACAGCTACAGCATTATGGAGAGCATTACAAGAAGGCTTGATTATTCCCAACACAGAAGTTTATAAATTCTTTATGCAGTCCGATAGTAGCTTGTTTTCTGATGTCGCGGCAAACCCTACCTATCGTTTTTTGCATGATCGCGTTCAGCAAGCTTCCTATTCTCTGATTTCTGACGATCAAAAGCAGATTACTCACTTGAGAATTGGACAATTATTGTTGCATAACCTTTCCCAAGAAAAACAGGAAGAAAAAATCTTTGATATTGTTAATCATTTGAATATAGGTGTAGAGCTAATCACTATCCAGAAACAAAGAGAGCAACTGGCGCAATTGAATCTCATGGCTGGGAAAAAAGCGCTTACTTCGACTGCTTATGCTGCTGCCACTAAATATTTCGATAATGGAGTGAAGTCTCTAGGTATTGATAGTTGGCAAAGTAACTATGATCTGACTTTAGCTCTTTATGAATCTGCGGTTGCGGCTGAATATCTCAACATCAACTTTGCTCATGCGCAAACCTTAGCTAATTTCGTTTTAGAACATACTACTAGCTCCCTTGATCGAGTCAAGCTTTATGAACTACAAATTCAAATGTATATGGCTCAGTCAGAAATGCCAAAAGCACTTGCTGTAGGAATATTCGCTTTGGAACTTCTAGAAGTCGATTTAGGCGCATCCCCTCAATCTTCAGCAATACAGTTGCCGACATTGACTGCGATAGAATCGTTACCAGTGATGTTAGAGCCCCATTCGATTGCGGTCATGCGGATTCTGATGGCAATTTTTTCCCCAGCCTACACAACCCGCCCAGAGCTTTTGTCAGAGATTGTCTTGACAATGATTGATCTGAGTTTAAAACAAGGACATACATCACTGAGTGCTTTTGCCTACGTGTTTTATGGCATATTGCTATGTGGATTTGAGAAAGATGTAGATAAAGGATATTACTCTGGGTTACTTGCTTTGAAAGTATTGGATCGGTTCTCTGCCAAAGAATTGGAATGTAAAGTGAACAATTTGTTTAATGTTTTTATTAGACCTTGGAAAGAACCACTGATTGATACCATAGAATCCTTGGAGAGAGCTAGTCAAATTGGTTTTGAAACGGGTGATATTGAGTACGCTAGTTATGCAACTGCCCATCACTGTACCCACTGTGTTTTATCTGGACAGATCCTAACAGAAGTGCAAAAAAGACAAAATACTGCGCTGGAAATTTTGCTGCCGATTAGACAGGATCATTCCCTTAACCATGCCCGAATTTGGCAGCAATTTGTCTCAAATTTGCTGGGAGATGTCACTGAGCCGAAGCAATTATCAGGTAATAATTTTGATGAAATGGAACTTTTACCTGTTTTCTGTTCAGGTAATGATCGATCGCTACCTTTTACAACATATTTAGCTAAGTGCATTCTTAGCTATTTGTTTGAGGATCATTCTGCGGCGGTGATCTCGGCGGTAAATGCAGCAAGTTATGCTGATGCGGCGATTGGCTTAACTGTTGCGATTCATAACTTCTATTACTCTCTTGCTCTGCTGTCTCAGTATACTGATTTGCTTAAATCTGAAGGCGATCGCCCATCAACAATAAAAAATCATCAATCCCTCCTAGCTCAAGTAGATGCCAATCAAAAATTCATGGAAGCATGGATGGATCATGCGCCTTCAAATTTTGAACATAAATACAGTTTGGTTTCAGCAGAAAGATGTCGAGTATTAGGGCAAAAAGCCGAGGCAATTGAGCTATATGATAGGGCTATCTCTGGAGCTAAAGCCAACGAATATATCCAAGAAGAAGCCCTAGCTAATGAACTGGCGGCAAAGTTCTACCTTGATTGGGGTAAAGAACGGATTGCTCAAGAATACATGACCGAAGCCTATTATGGCTATGCCCGTTGGGGTGCAAAGGCTAAGGTTGCCGACTTGGAAAGACGCTATCCTCAACTCCTTGCCTTCATCTTAGAGCAACCCCGTTCCCTACTCTCCACTAGCGAAACCATCTTCGCTGTGGGAAGTACCTCCACCAGTTCCGATACTTCCCACAGCAGTGCTTCTGTAGCTCTAGATTTAGCTACCATTCTCAAAGCCTCTCAAACTCTCTCTGGTGAAATCGAACTGGAGAGACTGCTCTCGGCTTTACTTTCTATCGTTATCGAAAATGCGGGAGCTGATAAATGTATATTCATGCTCTTGCGAGACGATCGCCTATTGATCAAAGGTTCAATTATCGAGGGCGCGGAGCCTGTTGTGTTGCAAAAACTTCCTGTTGAAGACAGTCAGGATGTTCCCCTGAAGCTAATTTATAAAGTGCAGCACAGCAGACAAACTGCGGTGCTGATCGATGCGACAGCCGATCCGACCTTAGCCAGCGACGCTTATATCATACGTCAGCAGCCGAAGAGTATCTTGTGCAGTCCAATTTTGCAACAGGGGAAATTGAAGGGCATTTTGTATTTGGAAAATAGTTTAGCAACGGGGGCGTTCACAAAAGATCGTGTGGAAATCCTAAATTTACTTTGTGCTCAAGCGGCGATTTCTTTGGAAAATGCTCGACTTTATGAGCGATCGCTAGAATATGCGCAACAGTTAGAACGATCGCTGGAAAACTTGAGTGCAAGTAACTCTAGGTTTGAGAAAC
This is a stretch of genomic DNA from Pseudanabaena sp. BC1403. It encodes these proteins:
- a CDS encoding ATP-binding sensor histidine kinase; translated protein: MVDTFTILGYSLSENLYMGSRTVVHRAIRTSDQLPVVIKLLKNDYPTFSELVQFRNQYNISKNLNSPLIIQTYSLEPYQNGYALVMEDFGGISLREYAVKGKNRLSLKEFLEIAIALCNTLDILYRDRVIHKDIKPSNILINPETKQVKLIDFSIASLLPRETQEIQNANALEGTLAYLSPEQTGRMNRGVDYRSDFYSLGVTFYELLAGKLPFLSNDPMELVHCHLAKTPIPVNQINPSIPLVLSTIISKLMAKNAEDRYQSALGIKHDLEICLEQLQATGNIGSFEIGQRDISDRFIIPEKLYGRAAEVEILLNSFERVSQGATEIMLVAGFSGIGKTAVVNEVHKPIARQRGYFIKGKYDQFQRNIPFFAFVQAFRDLMGQLLSESDSQINVWKNKILEVVGENGQVLIEVIPELELILGQQPAATPLSGTAAQNRFNLLMQKFVQIFTSPEHPLVMFLDDLQWADSASLNLLELLIEDTKYLLIIGAYRDNEVSPAHPFMMTIDEIIQSGALVNTITLESLSLLNVNQLVADTLNCELFLAQALTELIYQKTNGNPFFTTQFLKTLYEDGQITFEWDIQHWRCDITQVRALAITDDVVEFMALQLQKLPIETQDVLKLAACIGAQFDLQTLTIISEKSVEVTATALWRALQEGLIIPNTEVYKFFMQSDSSLFSDVAANPTYRFLHDRVQQASYSLISDDQKQITHLRIGQLLLHNLSQEKQEEKIFDIVNHLNIGVELITIQKQREQLAQLNLMAGKKALTSTAYAAATKYFDNGVKSLGIDSWQSNYDLTLALYESAVAAEYLNINFAHAQTLANFVLEHTTSSLDRVKLYELQIQMYMAQSEMPKALAVGIFALELLEVDLGASPQSSAIQLPTLTAIESLPVMLEPHSIAVMRILMAIFSPAYTTRPELLSEIVLTMIDLSLKQGHTSLSAFAYVFYGILLCGFEKDVDKGYYSGLLALKVLDRFSAKELECKVNNLFNVFIRPWKEPLIDTIESLERASQIGFETGDIEYASYATAHHCTHCVLSGQILTEVQKRQNTALEILLPIRQDHSLNHARIWQQFVSNLLGDVTEPKQLSGNNFDEMELLPVFCSGNDRSLPFTTYLAKCILSYLFEDHSAAVISAVNAASYADAAIGLTVAIHNFYYSLALLSQYTDLLKSEGDRPSTIKNHQSLLAQVDANQKFMEAWMDHAPSNFEHKYSLVSAERCRVLGQKAEAIELYDRAISGAKANEYIQEEALANELAAKFYLDWGKERIAQEYMTEAYYGYARWGAKAKVADLERRYPQLLAFILEQPRSLLSTSETIFAVGSTSTSSDTSHSSASVALDLATILKASQTLSGEIELERLLSALLSIVIENAGADKCIFMLLRDDRLLIKGSIIEGAEPVVLQKLPVEDSQDVPLKLIYKVQHSRQTAVLIDATADPTLASDAYIIRQQPKSILCSPILQQGKLKGILYLENSLATGAFTKDRVEILNLLCAQAAISLENARLYERSLEYAQQLERSLENLSASNSRFEKLVDNVPGVVYQARSTSDGDRYLSYVSAECFYLFEMTQEQAIANIHFLIEAIHPEDVASYLQSLTNSMQTLAPLEWSGRIVTPSGIIKWIEIKTRVQQLDDGTLVWDGLVLDISKQQAALHERKLAEIALEQKSQVLQQVLTDLQSAQLQMVQSEKMSALGNLVAGVAHEMNNPLGFIAVSLKQAEPTLADIVEHLKLYQKSLPNASDEIKAHAEEIDLEYSLEDLPKMIDSMTIACDRLKNISTSLRTFSRADQDYKVLFDIHQGIDSTILILKHRLKASDQHPAIEVVTNYGNLPQIACFPGQLNQVFMNILANAIDALEESNQGKSFEQIKAHPNCITITTSLDLENNLVKIVITDNGKGMNEEVKQKVFDHLFTTKSVGKGTGLGLAIAQQIVTEKHCGTIHVNSLLGEGTELIITLPINAEPISVE